The window TAAAATAGTGAATGAAAAGCCTTACATAAAATATTTTTCACCTGGTACTATTACCCATTAGGTATTAGAAGACAAGTGCAGTGGCAGAAGAGGTATTTATCGGTTCCTCTTTTTCTCGGTCAATCCTATATACCAGCATACTTCCACAGTCTAGGCGGGAATACTTAAGGACCTTAAGGACAACCCTATCCATATACTATGTAAGGAGGAACAAATATGGATATAATTGACCCGCAGAATCTTAAAGCTGGGGATGAGGTATTCGTAATATATAACAATCCTCATACACCAACTGTATCTAATATACGCCCGGCAGAGATTGTACCTCATCCAAAAGATCCAAACGCACTCGCATTATTTATTAATGAGACTCTTCACGTAATTGAAGATGATGATGCATTGTTCACATCAGAAGCGGCGGCAGAAAAGGCCTTCAATGACCACTACTCTTAACCGAGCTTAATAAGAAGTTATGAGACCCATGTTGTTTTATGGGTCTCTTTTTATTTTTAGTTAAAGACCCTTCCCTATCAACTTTCGGAAAAATCGGTTTATTTCGTCTTCTTTACGGTTAAAGAAGATTGGTAAGGATATTTTCAAAAAATTTACATCATATCAGGAGGAAAAGTTATGCCGAACAAAAGTAAGAGTAAACTATTTGCTGCCCTTACCTCGGCTGCACTGGCGTTATCATTAGCAGCCTGCCAATCTTCATCAGACACTTCGGGAAAAGACTCAGAATCTGACTCTGCAAATAAAGACAAAAAGGTTAAGATTACATATGCCCGCGGAGCTGATTCAACCGGTAGTACGGAAAAATTAATCGAGGCATTCGAAAAGGCTCACCCAAACATTGATGTCGAGTACCAGGAAATGCCCAATGATAGTGGACAGCAGCATAACCAGTACGTTACTGCTTTTAGCTCCCAGAGTGATGAAATCGATGTATTTGATGCTGATGTAGTTTGGCCAGCTGAATTTGCCCAGGCAAATTATGCCCTGGAACTGGACAGGCTGATTGAGAAAGATGGAATCAAGATGGATGATTATTTCCCTGCAACAGTACAGGCTGGAAAATTTGGCGGAAAACAATGGGCAATGCCTAAATACATGGATGCCGGACTCCTCTACTATCGAAAAGACATTGTGCAAACCCCTCCTAAGACGTGGGATGAACTAATCGCTGCCGCAAAAGAGGGGCAGGGCAAGGAAGGAACAAAGTTTGGTTTTGTTCTCCAGGCAAACCAGTATGAAGGCCTTGTGGTCAATGCTATGGAGTTCATCGCCTCTTATGGCGGACAAGTTATTGATGAAAACAACAAGGTAGTCATCGACAGCCCTGAGTCGATTAAAGGATTAACAAAAATGGTGGAAGTAGTGAATACCGGAATAACTCCAAACAATATCCTGACCTTTACGGAAACTGAAACTGAAACAGCCTTTATTGAAGGACAGACAGCACTTGCACGAAACTGGCCGTACATGTATAGGTCAGCTGCTGACAAGGAACGTTCTAAGGTCCTGGATAAGGTTGGCTTTGCCCTTCTTCCTGCCGGCGACAAAGGCTCGGCTTCCACTCTCGGAGGGTACATGACAATGATTAACCGCTACACTGATGAGCCAGAAGCCGCTTGGGAATTTGTTAAATGGATGACCGGAAAGGAAGGCCAAACCATATCCGCCGTTGAAGGAGGAAGAGCCCCTACCCTAAAAGCCCTTTACGAGGACGAAAAAGTTAAGGAAGCAGCACCAGTGTTTGGCAATGAGGAATTTGTCAATGTCTTGCACAGCGCTGTTCCCCGTCCGGTTACTCCAAATTACCAGGAGGTTTCGGATATCATGCAAATCGAAATTTCCCAGGCTTTGACCAAGAAAATAACTCCTGAACAAGCAATTAAAAACATGCAGCAAAAAATGGAGGCTGCTTTAAACAAGTAACCGTGGAGGTGGGTGTTTCGCGCACCCGCCTTTTTCTTTTAATAATACATTTTCCTGTATAGAGAGGTGTTAGCTATGTCAAAAATTCCCAGGCAGGGCTTCAGCCTAAATGAAAAGCAGCTGGGCTATATGATGGTTCTGCCTTCCTTGCTGTTAATCATCGGAATCATCATTTGGCCTATTACCCAATCTTTTTGGAACAGTTTGTTTGACTACCGCCTGAATGACCCAGCGAGGTCACAAAAAATGCTGACGGATCACATTGACCTTGAGAGATATGCAAACAACTATTATTATTTATCGAATTCACTTGAAGAATTGGCAGGGAGCAGCGATAGCCCCGAAGTTCAGCAGACGTTATCCGCTGTCCAGAATGATATTGAACAACAGCACACCAATCTTTTGAGCGATAATGAAATAAAAAATAAATACAACAAGGTAAACGATTTGATTGCATCCTTTAAACCGGTAACAGATTCGGAATTGAAATTTACAAAACTTGAATCTGATAGTGCCGAAAGTTATACTGCTTCATTGGATCAAGCTGAAGAGAAGATAGCCTCTCTTGAATTAGGGAGTGAACAGGACACTACAGCTAATGATTTAACACAGCAAATCAAGGAAACCAGGGCTTCGATTTTGAAATCAAACTTTATCGGATTTAAAAATTACTCCTACTACTTCCAGGATGGCCGAATGTGGCAATCGCTTTGGAATACAACCATTTTCACAGTGGTTTCAGTGTTTTTTGAGCTAGTCATCGGTTTAATGATTGCACTGCTCATAAACAGAGCGTTTTTTGGGAGAGGCGTTGTCAGGGCGGCTGTCCTGATCCCATGGGCTATTCCGACTGCCGTATCGGCTATGATGTGGAAGTATTTATATGATGGACAATCCGGAATTATCGCCCACTATTTCGAGAAATTCCATCTAATTGAGAGTGCAGGCGATTTACTGACAACAGGAGCTGGAGCGATGTTCTCAATTATTTTTACAGACGTCTGGAAAACGACTCCGTATATGGCTTTGCTCCTGCTGGCCGGGTTACAAACAATTCCTTCATCCCTGTATGAAGCAGCCCAGGTGGATGGAGCAAATAAATTTCAGCAGTTTTTTAAAATTACCTTGCCGCTGCTTAAGTCGTCCATTTTAGTCGCGCTGCTATTCAGAACACTGGATGCTTTTAGGGTGTTTGACTTAATTTACGTACTCACCGGGGGCGGCCCTGCGAACTCGACAGAATCCATTACGGTATATGCATATAAAACTCTTTTCTCGCAGCAAAACTTCGGAGCAGGATCTGTTCTTTCCGTCATTGTTTTCCTTGCCGTTGCTTTAATTAGTATGATTTACATCAAATTTATCGGCTCGGATCTTTTTGAAGGAAAAGTGAAAAACTAGGAGGGTAGAGGAATGAAGAAAAAAGCTGGAATTCCATTTTTTCTATTTTTAATAGTGTTTATATTTTTTGTGATGTTTCCCTTTTTATGGGTCTTTCTCACCTCAATTAAGCCGCCTGGCGAGATTTTTTCATCCTTTGCCTGGTTTTCGGATAACCCAACAATGGAATCCTATGAATCAGCCCTGACTACGAGACCGCTTTTGACCTACATGAAAAACAGCTTTATCGTAGCAGGCCTGACCACATTGATCGCCATCGTTTTTGCGTCCTTTGCAGCGTACGCACTGACCAGGCTGCCAATTAAATTTAAAGGTCTCATCCTGGGAATCGTATTGGCGTCTTCGATGTTCCCTCATATCGCAATCATGTCGCCAATTTACAATTTCGTAACTGACTTTCATTTAAGGAACACCTATATCGGGCTTGTCATCCCATATATTACATTCAGCTTGCCACTGGCTATCTGGCTACTTTCAACCTTTTTTCAAAAAATACCATTCGATCTTGAAGAGTCGGCAAAAATGGATGGGGCTACCCCATTCCAGTCGTTCAGAAAAATCATCTTTCCACTCGCCGCTCCAGGCGTTTTTACAACAGCCATTCTGGTCTTTATCGCGGCATGGAATGAATACTTGTTCGCGCTTACCATTAACTCTAAAGAAACGTCTCGTACAGTTCCTGTAGGAATTTCACTTTACCAGAGTGATTATACTGTTCCCTGGGGAGATATTACTGCCGCAACAGTCATTGTAACCATTCCGATCGTTATACTAGTATTGATTTTCCAAAGACAGATTGTTTCCGGGCTTACTTCCGGTTCTGTGAAAGGGTAAATGAACTAAAGTAATTAAGAAAGCCTTACTCGAGTAAGTAAGGCTTTTTTTATATAATCCCGAATGCCATTTTAAAACCTCAAAAGGCTGCTCTTCACCTTTTGGGGCATCCCCTTTTGCAAATCCTTCTCATATTAATCGGACTCCTTCAATATTCAATAGTCCGAATAATTTTATTCCTGTCACTTTTAGTCTTAATAAGGACAACCTCCTTACTTGTATAATTAACCAGCACTTATATACTTAATAATAGTTGGAATATTTTGAAATAATCTAAAAAGAAGGAGGTTCTAAATTTGAAACGTGTATTTTTTGTTCTAGTCTCATTTGTTTTGCTTGCCTCGGTTTTTATAACTCCACAGCCTATTAATATTCATGCAGAAACAAACGGTACTCAAGGCTATGTGAAAAAATTAGGCGTACCTCATTACACCATTGGAATTTTCTCAAGTGCTTATGGTGAGGGCCCAAATGGGACTCAGGCTACCTTTGTTGCATCAGGCGGGGTATTTAACGTGATCAATACGGTTACTGGGGAGAGAATGGCTAGCCATAAGCTAAATAACACAAGCTCAATTTGGGGAATAACCGTCGATCCTTCGGGTTTGGTTTATCTTGCTGATACGACCAACCTCTTCCGTTATGACCCCCAAACAGATAAGCTTGAGGACCTTGGACGAGCAACACAAACAGAATCAGCAACATGGGGAATCACATCTGATGAAAATGGCCGTATTTATGGCGGCACGTACCCTAATGGGAAGGTATTTATGTATGATCCAAAAACAAATGCTTTCACTGATTTCGGCCCAATGGCTGAAGGTTCAGGCTATGCAAGAGATGTTCAAGTGTATAATGGCAAACTTTATGTTGGTCTCGGAATTGAGCAGCACCTAATCGAATTTGACCTGGCCACCGGAATGAAAACTGAAATCCTTCTACCGGAAGAAAACCAAGATGAGGGCACCCCTTATGATGTAGATATCCGCGGGGATTACTTATTTACTCGATTAGAAAGGTCAAGTTCCCTGTTAGTTTATGATCTTGTAAATAAAACTTGGGTTGATGAAATTACAAAAGTAAAGGGCAGCATGGTCTCTCCTCTAGATAAGGATAATAAGGTATATTTTCACAAAGGAACTACACTCCATTCCTATGATTTAGATACTCTTGAATTATCCGCAACAGGGCTTAATGACACATGGAGCAGCAAAGGGTTCGGTTGGATTGAACTTGATGTACCAGGCTTTGAAGGTCTGAATTTAACAAGCCTGCGCTTTAATGGAACCTATTGGATTTATAATCCAATCACCGGTCAATCAAAAGAAATGACAGCACAAATTGAAGGGCAACCGATTAGCATTCAATCCATTACCTTGGGGCCGGATGGAAATATCTATTCCAGCGGCTACCATTCGGGCGGATTTGCCTATTATTCCCCGACAGAAGATAAGATTACAAGCTTCACTGGATTTGGACAAGGGGAAGGTATTATCGCAACTGAAGATTATTTATATTTAGGTGTCTATCCTGGCGCCAACATCTACCAATATGATCCAACACGACCATATGAACATGACCCGACAGTTCCTGAAAAGCAAACCAATCCAAAGGTCTTGTTTTCATTAAAAGGAATGGAACAGGATCGCCCATTTGCCTGGGCAGAGGGTGATGGCCATGTTTTTGTAGGGACCGTTCCTGATTATGGTGTGCTTGGTGGAACACTATCCATCATAAATGAAGCTACAGGTGAGCACGAAACATTTAGAAATGTTGTACAGGATCAGAGTATTATCTCTCTCCAATACAAAGATGGATTAATCTATGGCGGTACAAGCGTATATGGCGGTTTAGACAGTAAACCGACCGCAGATGATGCAAAGCTATTTATTTTTGACCCAGAAACAAAAGAAAAAGTATACGAAGGGACTCCGATTCCAGGAGAAAGAGGAATTGGTACCCTTGAATTTGATGACGAAGGTTATTTATGGGGTATGACTCAAGGTAAAATTTTTAAATTTGATCCAGAATCCCGTGAGGTCCTTCAGTCCAAAGAGTTGTTTAGCTATAGCTGGGAAGGAATTAGTCATTTTTGGAAAGGTCCATTCTTAGATTTTGACGAAGATGGCAACTTCTATGGTTCATCTTTACGTAAATTGTTTAAATTCAATCCAGATACCTGGGAACTAGAAATTTTGGATGACAATGCTTCACTTTACGCAAAGGATGAAGAAGGGAATATCTACTTTGCCCGCGGAGCAGAATTATTTGTATACGTAAGAGATAGTAATGCTCCAGATGTTCCAACCGTTTTGAATCCAGTAGCGCCATTGTCAACCAATGACAGGACTCCAGAAATAACGGTTGAGACTGAGCCTGGGGCAAAAGTTATCATCATTGATAAGGGCGAAGAAGTCGGTGTTGGCGAAGCGGATGAAAAAGGTATTGCAATAATCAAAACAACATCACTTACAAAGGGGATTCATAAGATGAAGGCTTATGTTGTGGATAAAGCCGGAAATGAAAGTGATATGGCTGCAATTCCACACATTATTATTAACAATGGAAAAAAGCCTAAATAAAATAATGTAGCAAAATAGGGTTGTTCCATAAGTCATTTAATCTGACTTATGGAACAGCCCCTACCTTTTTCAAACGTCTTAGCAGAACTGCACAGTGCGATTTAATTAAACTTTGGTAACCAATCACCATGTGCTTCAATGAGGTCATCACATAATGAAACAATATCATCAAGTGATAGCTCTGCTGCCGTATGTGGATCCAGCATGGCAGCCTGATAAATATATTCTTTTCTTCTAGTCATTGCTGCTTCTATTGTAAGTAATTGCGTATTAATATTTGTCCGATTTAAAGCAGCTAACTGTTCTGGAAGCTCCCCAATATAGGTAGGAGCAACCCCGCTAGCATCAACAAGACAAGGAACTTCCACACATGCTTTTTCGGGCAGATTACTAATCAAACCACCTGTATTTAGGACATTACCCCCAAATTTAAACGGTATATCTGTTTCCATTGCCTCAATAATGCGTGATCCATATTCATGTGAACGCTCATGCGATAAATTTTTATTATCAACCAAGTCTTTACGCATGTTTTTCCAGTCCTCAATTTGATTGACGCATCTTCTTGGATATTCATCCAATGGGATATTAAAACGATTAATTAACTCCGGGTACCTGCTTTTAATAAAGTACGGGTGATACTCGGCATTATGCTCCGAGGATTCGGTAACATAATAACCAAAATGGTTCATTAGTTCAAAGCGAACCATATCATTATGCTGCATCTTTTGTTTTTCCTTTGCTTTTTTCTTGATTTCTGGGTACAAATCCTTTCCATTTCGGGTAATCTCCAACAACCATGCCATATGATTAATCCCAGCAATCTTCCACTGTACTTTATCGGTTGGCATTTCCAACGACTCTAACAGTCTGCTGGCACAAACTTGGACACTGTGACATAATCCAACTGTTTTAATATTTGTATACCGTAACATCGTACCAGTCAAAACCGCCATTGGATTCGTATAATTTAAAAACCATGCATCTGGACAAACCTCTTCCATATCTTGAGCAATGTCCATCATGACCGGGATAGTCCGTAAACTACGGAATATCCCCCCTATTCCAACTGTATCGGCAATGGTTTGACGCAGGTTATATTTTTTTGGTATCTCAAAATCTATTATTGTACCTGGGTCATACCCGCCAACATGAATCGTGTTAATTATATATTTCGCGTTTCTTAAAGCATTCTTGCGGTCAGTATAAGAAACAATGTTCACGGTCGATTGAAGATTCTTCTTTAAATTAGTCAACATTGCTTCAGATTCTCTTAATCTTTCATGATTTATATCATATAATGCTAATTCAAATCCTTGAAGCGCTTCCACAGTCATGCAATCTCCCAATATATTTTTTGCAAATGCTGTGCTCCCCGCTCCAAGGATGGTGATTTTAGACATTTACGTTTCCCACCTTATTTAACTAAAGTTTCCCGTACTCAATTAAGTTTATCTTTACTTTGTAAGCTCAGCCTTAATCGCTTCTTCCGCGGCTTGAATCGCTTCTTTTGGGGTCATATCTCCTGCCATCATTGCCTGGATTTGAGCCTGAATTACTGGCATGACTGCCCTGCCTTTTGGATGGATGACTCCTGGGCGAACATATTGTGTGTTCTCTGCGATCTGACTTAAATATTTTTCATCTGCAAAAATATCTCTCGCAGATTCTCTTGCAGGGATAAACTTGGTAAGCTTATTAAACTTTCTTTGATTCTCTGCATTTGTTATTGTCTTTAAAAACTCAGCTGCTGCATCCGGATTATCACTATTAGAAGGAACGACAAACATTCCAGTGGTACCATAAGCTACTTGTTCCTTATTTTTTAGAGGCGGTGAAATGACGAAATTAAAATCTTCATTCTTCTCCAACTCAGCTATTAAATCTGCGGAACCCATCCTGGCTAACATTTTCCCGCCAAACCACAATTCATTATGATCGGTTGCAGTGATTGAATCCTCAGGAATCCAGCCTTTTTTATACATGTCATTTATAAATTCAAATGCCTCTAAGCCTTCCGGGCTGTTGATCAAAACTTCATTATTTTCGTTAACAACATCTCCACCTGCCTGCCATAGCCATGGATATAACGTGTGATTCATCGATCCGCCACCTGGATAACTCATTGCATAAAACCCTTTGGCCTTCGCTTTTTCAGCCCATTTTTCAAATTCTTCCCATGTTTTCGGAAGATTATTTGGATCTTCCCCGATTGCTTTAATTACATCAACATTATAAAAAAATGTAGTTGCTTCTTGTAATATAGGAAGGCCGTATGTTTTATCCTTCCATTTAGTTGCAATTAATGCAGTATCAACAAAATCATCCATATCATTGTCTTTCAAATAAGGATCCAGTTCTAATAACATGCCCACATCAGCATATTGCGGCATCTGATCAGGAATAGCATAAAAAACATCTGGACCCTTTTTAGCTGCCAGTGCTGTAAGTATCTTCTGATCCCGGTTTGGCCATGGTATTGTCTCAAAATTTACCTTAACGTCAAATTTTTCTTCATAAGAAGCAATTATCTCTTCCCACATTGCCTCTTCTAATTCCGGTCCACCAGTATATGGATGCGCCCAAACCGTTATTTCACCGGATATTTCTCCTTTTTTAACGTTCCCTTTCGACTTTTCATTCGAACTGCATGCTGATAATGCTAAACCTAAAATAACAAGTAATAAAAGAAGACTAAATTTTTTCATCCCCTAAACCCCTTTCCAGTTTTAAAAAAATTTACCGAAAGCACGATATAAGAAATAGGTAAGCGCTCTCAAATTAGAATTTAAGAATTTCCCCCTTTCAATAGATCCTTATTTCTAACAAAAAGGTGAAGATTTCCTTTCAATTTCCATCCCTTCTAATTTTAATCTTACTGAAGATTGGTAGGTTATCCCACTGTTTTTGCTGTCGAGAAAGTGACCTTAAGTCGATTGATATTAAAATGTTAGAAAACCGACGGTTATAAATTTTACATATAAAATCCTAATATGGCATACGGAACGATTTTAATCAGCTTATGCAGTTAAGCGCCTATCAATATAAAATTCTGTACAAAAAGTGGATTATAAAGAATTAGAAGATGTCTTAGTAAAAGGCAAATATTAGATTGGGGAAGTTTTATTTGAAGTGTGAAGAAAAGTAAAAAGGCCTCTCACTTAATAGTGAGAAGCCTTTTCACAAAAAACATTCCTGCTGTTGGTTGATACCGGTGGCCGGGGTCGAACCGGCACTCCTCTCGGAACACGATTTTGAGTCGTGCGCGTCTGCCAATTCCGCCACACCGGCATAATAATGAATTGGTCTTTTTGGAGGCGGCAACCGGATTTGAACCGGTGAATAAAGGTTTTGCAGACCTTTGCCTTACCACTTGGCTATGCCGCCGGACTAAATGGAGCGGAAGACGGGATTCGAACCCGCGACCCCCACCTTGGCAAGGTGGTGTTCTACCACTGAACTACTTCCGCAATTGACTGGGCTAGCAGGGATCGAACCTACGAATGACGGAGTCAAAGTCCGTTGCCTTACCGCTTGGCTATAGCCCAATATTGCAAAAACTAAAAGGGGCGACTGATGGGAATCGAACCCACGAATGCCTGAACCACAATCAGGTGCGTTAACCACTTCGCCACAATCGCCATAAATATAAAATTGGCAGGGGTAGTAGGAATCGAACCCACACCAAAGGTTTTGGAGACCTTCGTTCTACCTTTAAACTATACCCCTAAAATGGTGGAGGGGGACGGATTCGAACCGCCGAACCCTGAGGGAGCGGATTTACAGTCCGCCGCGTTTAGCCACTTCGCTACCCCTCCAACAAATGGTGCCGGCGAGAGGACTTGAACCCCCAACCTACTGATTACAAGTCAGTTGCTCTACCAATTGAGCTACCCCGGCATAAAACTATAAATGGTGGCTCAGGACGGAATCGAACCGCCGACACATGGATTTTCAGTCCATTGCTCTACCGACTGAGCTACTGAGCCATAATACCATTTTTGACAACATATTTAAAGCGCCAATTTTTACAAGTAAAAAATGGCGGTCTGGACGGGACTCGAACCCGCGACCTCCTGCGTGACAGGCAGGCATTCTAACCAACTGAACTACCAGACCGTATTGCGGGGGCAGGATTTGAACCTGCGACCTTCGGGTTATGAGCCCGACGAGCTACCGGACTGCTCCACCCCGCGACGATAAAAACTTATGGTGGAGGATGACGGGATCGAACCGCCGACCCTCTGCTTGTAAGGCAGATGCTCTCCCAGCTGAGCTAATCCTCCATTTATGGTGACCCCTACGGGATTCGAACCCGTGTTACCGCCGTGAAAGGGCGGTGTCTTAACCGCTTGACCAAGGGGCCAATATCTATTAAATATGTAATGGCGGAGAGCAAGGGATTTGAACCCTTGATACGCGGTTAGCGTATACACGATTTCCAATCGTGCTCCTTCGGCCACTCGGACAGCTCTCCATTTTGGCTCCGCAGGTAGGACTCGAACCTACGACCGATCGGTTAACAGCCGATTGCTCTACCACTGAGCTACTGCGGAATATTAAAGCCTGGCAACGTCCTACTCTCACAGGGGCTTACGCCCCAACTACCATCGGCGCTGAGAAGCTTAACTTCCGTGTTCGGGATGGGAACGGGTGTGACCTTCTCGCCATAGTCGCCAGACAATGAAGACATATATTATTATAATGCCTTTTTGAAATTTTTCAAGGGGAAATTTATTCCCTCAAAACTGGGTAATCGTAAGGAAGAATCAGAAGAACATCAAGTAATCAAATATGGTTAAGTCCTCGATCTATTAGTATCAGTCAGCTCCACACGTCGCCGCGCTTCCACCTCTGACCTATCAACCTGATCATCTTTCAGGGATCTTACTTCTTGCGAATGGGAAATCTCATCTTGAGGGGGGCTTCATGCTTAGATGCTTTCAGCACTTATCCCGTCCGCACATAGCTACCCAGCGATGCCTTTGGCAAGACAACTGGTACACCAGCGGTGCGTCCATCCCGGTCCTCTCGTACTAAGGACAGCTCCTCTCAAATTTCCTGCGCCCACGACGGATAGGGACCGAACTGTCTCACGACGTTCTGAACCCAGCTCGCGTACCGCTTTAATGGGCGAACAG is drawn from Bacillus sp. FJAT-18017 and contains these coding sequences:
- a CDS encoding transcriptional regulator SplA domain-containing protein, with the protein product MDIIDPQNLKAGDEVFVIYNNPHTPTVSNIRPAEIVPHPKDPNALALFINETLHVIEDDDALFTSEAAAEKAFNDHYS
- a CDS encoding ABC transporter substrate-binding protein, which gives rise to MPNKSKSKLFAALTSAALALSLAACQSSSDTSGKDSESDSANKDKKVKITYARGADSTGSTEKLIEAFEKAHPNIDVEYQEMPNDSGQQHNQYVTAFSSQSDEIDVFDADVVWPAEFAQANYALELDRLIEKDGIKMDDYFPATVQAGKFGGKQWAMPKYMDAGLLYYRKDIVQTPPKTWDELIAAAKEGQGKEGTKFGFVLQANQYEGLVVNAMEFIASYGGQVIDENNKVVIDSPESIKGLTKMVEVVNTGITPNNILTFTETETETAFIEGQTALARNWPYMYRSAADKERSKVLDKVGFALLPAGDKGSASTLGGYMTMINRYTDEPEAAWEFVKWMTGKEGQTISAVEGGRAPTLKALYEDEKVKEAAPVFGNEEFVNVLHSAVPRPVTPNYQEVSDIMQIEISQALTKKITPEQAIKNMQQKMEAALNK
- a CDS encoding carbohydrate ABC transporter permease — encoded protein: MSKIPRQGFSLNEKQLGYMMVLPSLLLIIGIIIWPITQSFWNSLFDYRLNDPARSQKMLTDHIDLERYANNYYYLSNSLEELAGSSDSPEVQQTLSAVQNDIEQQHTNLLSDNEIKNKYNKVNDLIASFKPVTDSELKFTKLESDSAESYTASLDQAEEKIASLELGSEQDTTANDLTQQIKETRASILKSNFIGFKNYSYYFQDGRMWQSLWNTTIFTVVSVFFELVIGLMIALLINRAFFGRGVVRAAVLIPWAIPTAVSAMMWKYLYDGQSGIIAHYFEKFHLIESAGDLLTTGAGAMFSIIFTDVWKTTPYMALLLLAGLQTIPSSLYEAAQVDGANKFQQFFKITLPLLKSSILVALLFRTLDAFRVFDLIYVLTGGGPANSTESITVYAYKTLFSQQNFGAGSVLSVIVFLAVALISMIYIKFIGSDLFEGKVKN
- a CDS encoding carbohydrate ABC transporter permease, which translates into the protein MKKKAGIPFFLFLIVFIFFVMFPFLWVFLTSIKPPGEIFSSFAWFSDNPTMESYESALTTRPLLTYMKNSFIVAGLTTLIAIVFASFAAYALTRLPIKFKGLILGIVLASSMFPHIAIMSPIYNFVTDFHLRNTYIGLVIPYITFSLPLAIWLLSTFFQKIPFDLEESAKMDGATPFQSFRKIIFPLAAPGVFTTAILVFIAAWNEYLFALTINSKETSRTVPVGISLYQSDYTVPWGDITAATVIVTIPIVILVLIFQRQIVSGLTSGSVKG
- a CDS encoding Ig-like domain-containing protein; this encodes MKRVFFVLVSFVLLASVFITPQPINIHAETNGTQGYVKKLGVPHYTIGIFSSAYGEGPNGTQATFVASGGVFNVINTVTGERMASHKLNNTSSIWGITVDPSGLVYLADTTNLFRYDPQTDKLEDLGRATQTESATWGITSDENGRIYGGTYPNGKVFMYDPKTNAFTDFGPMAEGSGYARDVQVYNGKLYVGLGIEQHLIEFDLATGMKTEILLPEENQDEGTPYDVDIRGDYLFTRLERSSSLLVYDLVNKTWVDEITKVKGSMVSPLDKDNKVYFHKGTTLHSYDLDTLELSATGLNDTWSSKGFGWIELDVPGFEGLNLTSLRFNGTYWIYNPITGQSKEMTAQIEGQPISIQSITLGPDGNIYSSGYHSGGFAYYSPTEDKITSFTGFGQGEGIIATEDYLYLGVYPGANIYQYDPTRPYEHDPTVPEKQTNPKVLFSLKGMEQDRPFAWAEGDGHVFVGTVPDYGVLGGTLSIINEATGEHETFRNVVQDQSIISLQYKDGLIYGGTSVYGGLDSKPTADDAKLFIFDPETKEKVYEGTPIPGERGIGTLEFDDEGYLWGMTQGKIFKFDPESREVLQSKELFSYSWEGISHFWKGPFLDFDEDGNFYGSSLRKLFKFNPDTWELEILDDNASLYAKDEEGNIYFARGAELFVYVRDSNAPDVPTVLNPVAPLSTNDRTPEITVETEPGAKVIIIDKGEEVGVGEADEKGIAIIKTTSLTKGIHKMKAYVVDKAGNESDMAAIPHIIINNGKKPK
- a CDS encoding alpha-glucosidase/alpha-galactosidase; the protein is MSKITILGAGSTAFAKNILGDCMTVEALQGFELALYDINHERLRESEAMLTNLKKNLQSTVNIVSYTDRKNALRNAKYIINTIHVGGYDPGTIIDFEIPKKYNLRQTIADTVGIGGIFRSLRTIPVMMDIAQDMEEVCPDAWFLNYTNPMAVLTGTMLRYTNIKTVGLCHSVQVCASRLLESLEMPTDKVQWKIAGINHMAWLLEITRNGKDLYPEIKKKAKEKQKMQHNDMVRFELMNHFGYYVTESSEHNAEYHPYFIKSRYPELINRFNIPLDEYPRRCVNQIEDWKNMRKDLVDNKNLSHERSHEYGSRIIEAMETDIPFKFGGNVLNTGGLISNLPEKACVEVPCLVDASGVAPTYIGELPEQLAALNRTNINTQLLTIEAAMTRRKEYIYQAAMLDPHTAAELSLDDIVSLCDDLIEAHGDWLPKFN
- a CDS encoding sugar ABC transporter substrate-binding protein, which codes for MKKFSLLLLLVILGLALSACSSNEKSKGNVKKGEISGEITVWAHPYTGGPELEEAMWEEIIASYEEKFDVKVNFETIPWPNRDQKILTALAAKKGPDVFYAIPDQMPQYADVGMLLELDPYLKDNDMDDFVDTALIATKWKDKTYGLPILQEATTFFYNVDVIKAIGEDPNNLPKTWEEFEKWAEKAKAKGFYAMSYPGGGSMNHTLYPWLWQAGGDVVNENNEVLINSPEGLEAFEFINDMYKKGWIPEDSITATDHNELWFGGKMLARMGSADLIAELEKNEDFNFVISPPLKNKEQVAYGTTGMFVVPSNSDNPDAAAEFLKTITNAENQRKFNKLTKFIPARESARDIFADEKYLSQIAENTQYVRPGVIHPKGRAVMPVIQAQIQAMMAGDMTPKEAIQAAEEAIKAELTK